Proteins encoded in a region of the Isosphaeraceae bacterium EP7 genome:
- a CDS encoding UvrB/UvrC motif-containing protein, translating into MSKDISTILSAWEFDPDEMPVRIVAGDDGRDKIQTRVDLGLLQMELDGRPDGGRPEGKESLLDALEARVAEATSSGSVTDFELDAPECAALMREGVQYYQRYLAAFHLERYDLVARDTARNLRLFEFVRRHATRPFDKLQFDQYRPYVTMMHARAKALQALALNDHAEAIGAVDAGIAAIRVFLEEYDQATREADCMELGFLLRWRRELERDRPVGPLQRLEQQLAVAVELEDFEEAALVRDQLRRLRGEGVAPGQPA; encoded by the coding sequence TTGAGCAAAGACATCAGCACGATCCTATCCGCCTGGGAATTCGACCCCGACGAGATGCCGGTGCGGATCGTGGCCGGCGACGACGGCCGGGATAAGATCCAGACGCGGGTGGATCTGGGGCTGCTCCAGATGGAACTCGACGGTCGCCCCGACGGTGGCCGGCCCGAGGGCAAGGAGTCGCTGCTCGACGCCCTGGAGGCACGGGTTGCCGAGGCCACCAGCAGCGGCTCGGTCACCGACTTCGAGCTTGATGCTCCCGAGTGCGCCGCCTTGATGCGCGAGGGGGTCCAGTACTACCAGCGTTATCTGGCCGCGTTCCACCTGGAGCGGTACGACCTGGTGGCCCGCGACACGGCGCGCAACCTGAGGCTCTTCGAGTTCGTCAGGCGCCACGCCACCCGGCCTTTCGACAAGCTCCAGTTCGACCAGTATCGGCCTTACGTCACGATGATGCACGCGCGAGCCAAGGCCCTGCAGGCGTTGGCCTTGAACGACCACGCCGAGGCGATCGGTGCCGTCGACGCGGGCATCGCGGCCATCCGCGTGTTCCTGGAAGAGTACGACCAGGCGACCCGCGAGGCCGACTGCATGGAGTTGGGGTTCCTGCTCCGCTGGCGCCGCGAGCTTGAGCGTGACCGCCCGGTCGGCCCCCTCCAGCGTCTAGAGCAGCAGCTGGCAGTGGCCGTCGAGCTGGAAGACTTCGAAGAGGCCGCCTTGGTCCGCGACCAGCTCAGGCGTCTACGAGGCGAAGGCGTGGCCCCCGGCCAGCCTGCCTGA
- a CDS encoding redoxin family protein yields the protein MRQHLVRLAALIAWAAPVVASAGEILNVGDPAPPLTVSKWVKGEKFDTFEPGKTYVVEFWATWCGPCRASIPHVTELAHKYKEKGVRFVGVDVWENDTDLVEPFLKEMGDKMDYGVALDAVAEKSEPNEGGMAKGWLKAAEENGIPTSFIINDGKIAWIGHPMEMDKPLEKIVAGDWDAARVGKERLAEKTKERKLSGVRRKVFTAYQQKDYKGTLAAIEEGTSGDAELAKEFGWVKFAALGQSGEIEPALTLGNELFETYKDNAPYLNNLAWVLVDPKRTGDLDPKLAELALKIARRSTEVSKDDPANLDTLAAAQFRNGDAEGALATEEKALKLAQESIKDKDNPVLKQFAETLETYRKAASKKGEK from the coding sequence ATGCGTCAACACCTCGTCCGTCTCGCCGCGCTCATCGCGTGGGCCGCCCCGGTTGTCGCCTCGGCCGGCGAGATCCTCAACGTCGGCGACCCGGCGCCCCCGTTGACCGTCTCGAAGTGGGTCAAGGGTGAGAAGTTCGACACGTTCGAGCCCGGCAAGACGTACGTCGTCGAGTTCTGGGCGACCTGGTGCGGTCCCTGCCGGGCGAGCATCCCGCACGTCACCGAGCTGGCCCACAAGTACAAGGAGAAGGGCGTCCGATTCGTGGGCGTCGACGTCTGGGAGAATGACACCGACCTGGTCGAGCCCTTCCTCAAGGAGATGGGCGACAAGATGGACTACGGCGTCGCGCTCGACGCCGTGGCTGAGAAGAGCGAGCCCAACGAAGGGGGGATGGCCAAAGGGTGGCTGAAGGCAGCCGAGGAGAACGGGATTCCCACCTCGTTCATCATCAATGACGGCAAGATCGCCTGGATCGGCCACCCGATGGAGATGGACAAGCCCCTGGAGAAGATCGTCGCAGGCGACTGGGATGCCGCCCGCGTGGGCAAGGAACGCCTGGCCGAGAAGACCAAGGAACGCAAGTTGAGTGGCGTCCGCCGCAAGGTCTTCACCGCCTACCAGCAGAAGGACTACAAGGGAACGCTCGCGGCGATCGAGGAAGGGACCAGCGGCGACGCCGAGCTGGCCAAGGAGTTCGGCTGGGTGAAGTTCGCCGCCCTGGGCCAGAGCGGCGAGATCGAGCCGGCCCTGACCCTGGGCAACGAGTTGTTCGAGACTTACAAGGATAATGCCCCCTACCTGAACAACCTCGCCTGGGTCCTGGTCGACCCCAAGCGGACGGGCGATCTCGATCCCAAGCTGGCCGAGCTGGCGCTGAAGATCGCCCGGCGTTCGACCGAGGTCTCCAAGGACGACCCGGCTAACCTCGATACTCTGGCCGCCGCCCAGTTCCGCAACGGCGACGCCGAGGGGGCCCTGGCCACCGAGGAGAAGGCGCTGAAGCTCGCCCAGGAGTCGATCAAGGACAAGGATAACCCGGTCCTGAAGCAGTTCGCCGAGACCCTGGAGACGTACCGCAAGGCCGCGTCCAAGAAGGGCGAGAAGTGA
- a CDS encoding carbon-nitrogen hydrolase family protein has protein sequence MNPALMMIVAWATLVGAVGAAEPARRVSKAEGLPRKVIVGTAIFRSSGPAGDAGQEKRMAALVDLVDTMARKAEQSYPGRGLDLVILPETAATASGGPASTRSIRLVGPVREAFGALARKYSTYLVATMDLVEDTPAGTTYSNSAVLFDRKGEVAGIYRKVHPVAWVGVDNLEGGITPGREFPVFECDFGKLGIQICWDMVYEDGWKALAEKGAEIVVWPTASPSTKQPASRAGTHRYYIVSSTYREDATVFEPTGMVAAQIESPETVLVKELDLSHALLGWSAGLNDGKALTEKYGDRVGYHYDRREDIGLFWSNDPQTSIGTMIKSLGLEEIDAQIARNGRLQDAARGGPPR, from the coding sequence ATGAATCCTGCCTTGATGATGATCGTCGCATGGGCCACGCTCGTCGGCGCGGTCGGGGCCGCTGAGCCTGCTCGCCGGGTGTCGAAGGCCGAGGGGCTGCCGCGCAAGGTCATCGTCGGCACGGCGATCTTCCGATCGAGCGGGCCCGCCGGCGACGCCGGGCAAGAAAAACGGATGGCCGCGCTGGTGGATCTGGTCGACACAATGGCCCGGAAGGCGGAGCAGTCCTATCCTGGGCGCGGGCTCGACCTGGTCATCCTTCCCGAGACCGCGGCGACGGCGAGCGGAGGCCCCGCCTCGACGCGGTCGATCCGGCTGGTAGGGCCCGTGCGCGAGGCCTTCGGGGCTCTGGCACGCAAGTATTCGACCTATCTGGTTGCCACGATGGATCTGGTCGAGGATACGCCGGCGGGAACCACCTATTCGAATTCGGCCGTGCTGTTCGACCGCAAGGGCGAGGTCGCGGGCATCTATCGCAAGGTGCACCCGGTCGCCTGGGTCGGGGTCGACAATCTGGAAGGGGGGATCACGCCGGGCCGCGAGTTCCCGGTGTTCGAGTGCGACTTCGGCAAGCTCGGCATCCAGATCTGCTGGGACATGGTTTACGAGGATGGCTGGAAGGCCCTGGCCGAGAAGGGGGCCGAGATCGTCGTCTGGCCGACCGCCTCGCCCTCCACCAAGCAGCCCGCGTCGAGGGCGGGGACCCATCGGTATTACATCGTCTCGAGCACCTACCGCGAGGACGCGACCGTCTTCGAGCCGACCGGGATGGTCGCCGCGCAGATCGAGTCGCCCGAGACCGTTCTCGTCAAAGAACTGGATCTGAGCCACGCCTTGCTCGGCTGGTCGGCCGGATTGAACGACGGCAAGGCCCTGACCGAGAAGTATGGCGACCGGGTCGGCTACCACTACGACCGCCGCGAGGACATCGGCCTGTTCTGGTCGAACGACCCACAAACCTCGATCGGCACCATGATCAAGAGCCTGGGTCTGGAAGAGATCGACGCCCAGATCGCGAGGAACGGCCGGTTGCAAGACGCGGCGCGGGGCGGCCCTCCGCGTTGA
- a CDS encoding GDSL-type esterase/lipase family protein, with amino-acid sequence MLQLTGLLALLLARPATSVAQDAPTPPAAVKAGDRVAWIGSSSTNIGVWPRTVEFLLRTRHPSLKLEFKKFSTGGGTFATGLANLDAWLNAFPPTLVVFNYGGNDAGAGRAGLANYLETMGKCIDKARAAGARVILVTPQAADTRKSGVSAAKKRTLYAETMLEQGRLRGWPVVDIHHPLETLQLANQKINPSYSILKDKIHLTDPAYVAWGFLFFDRLNLPLARSEAAISADGRVVATVHCAIEAAESKDGVLAFTRIDEVLPLLPPGPLPPRHSAPLEAHSRYLLQVEGLSPGNYEIRCEGRQIGVVPAETLSDGLNLNTLLLDDGQEAPWTALARDLWEGRRLEEIGKTRWRFEIRRR; translated from the coding sequence GTGTTGCAGCTTACCGGCCTGCTCGCCCTGCTGCTCGCCCGGCCCGCCACATCCGTCGCTCAGGACGCGCCTACGCCGCCCGCCGCCGTCAAGGCGGGCGATCGCGTGGCCTGGATCGGCAGTTCCTCGACCAACATCGGCGTCTGGCCCCGGACCGTCGAGTTCCTCCTGCGCACGCGGCACCCTTCGCTGAAGCTGGAATTCAAGAAGTTCAGCACCGGCGGGGGGACCTTCGCCACCGGGCTGGCCAACCTCGACGCCTGGCTGAACGCCTTCCCCCCCACGCTCGTCGTCTTCAACTACGGAGGCAATGACGCCGGGGCCGGCCGCGCGGGTCTGGCCAACTATCTGGAAACGATGGGCAAGTGCATCGATAAGGCCAGGGCGGCGGGCGCCCGCGTGATCCTGGTCACCCCGCAGGCCGCCGACACGCGCAAGTCGGGCGTCTCCGCGGCGAAGAAGCGGACCCTCTATGCCGAGACGATGCTCGAGCAGGGCCGCCTCCGCGGCTGGCCGGTCGTCGACATCCACCACCCGCTCGAAACCCTGCAACTGGCCAACCAGAAGATCAACCCGTCCTACTCGATCCTCAAGGACAAGATCCACCTGACCGACCCCGCCTACGTCGCCTGGGGCTTCCTGTTCTTCGACCGCCTGAACCTCCCCCTGGCCCGCAGTGAAGCCGCCATCTCGGCCGATGGCAGGGTCGTTGCCACCGTGCATTGCGCCATCGAGGCGGCCGAGTCGAAAGACGGTGTCCTCGCATTCACGCGTATCGACGAGGTCCTGCCCCTCCTCCCCCCCGGGCCGCTCCCCCCTCGCCACTCGGCGCCGCTCGAAGCCCACTCACGCTACCTCCTTCAAGTCGAAGGGTTGTCTCCCGGCAACTACGAGATCCGCTGCGAAGGACGGCAGATCGGCGTCGTCCCTGCCGAGACCCTGTCCGACGGCCTGAACCTGAACACCCTCCTGCTCGACGACGGCCAGGAAGCCCCGTGGACCGCACTCGCCAGGGATCTCTGGGAAGGTCGTCGGCTCGAAGAGATCGGCAAGACTCGCTGGCGATTCGAAATCCGACGACGCTGA
- a CDS encoding twin-arginine translocation signal domain-containing protein, whose translation MQRRDFLKQAGVAAAASSLATGPFIHAADKAGTQTPVIGKGEHQYECHHGWGTLPDSIKWETTHGVTVDKDGFVYIKHQGNAQTPVDTIVVFDPDGKYVRSFGKGIYPGGHGIDLRDEGGTQYLYLCDVAHRKVLKTDLKGAVVWTKGFPEESGVYKSEDGFRPTNVAFAPDGGFYVADGYGSNYIHQYDKAAKWVRTWGGTGDAPGQFKTPHGLWLDDRPGREPSLVVADRANARLQYFTLDGKPLSVVSEVLFPAHLDIRGDVLLVPDLHARVSLFDKDNKVIVHLGDDPAWLAEVKKFKIRGDASTWMPGKFVHPHDACFDRDGNIFVTEWVTTGRVSKLRKVS comes from the coding sequence ATGCAGCGCCGCGACTTCCTCAAGCAAGCCGGCGTCGCCGCGGCGGCCTCCTCGCTCGCCACCGGCCCGTTCATCCACGCCGCCGACAAGGCCGGGACCCAGACCCCGGTGATCGGCAAGGGTGAGCATCAGTACGAATGCCACCACGGCTGGGGCACCCTGCCCGACTCGATCAAGTGGGAGACCACCCACGGAGTCACCGTCGACAAAGACGGATTCGTCTACATCAAGCACCAGGGTAACGCCCAGACGCCCGTCGACACGATCGTCGTCTTCGACCCCGACGGCAAGTACGTCCGCTCATTCGGCAAGGGAATTTACCCGGGCGGCCACGGCATTGACCTCCGCGACGAGGGGGGGACGCAGTATCTCTATCTCTGCGACGTCGCCCACCGCAAGGTCCTGAAAACCGACCTCAAGGGCGCGGTCGTCTGGACCAAGGGCTTCCCGGAGGAGTCGGGCGTCTACAAGAGCGAAGATGGCTTCCGCCCCACCAACGTCGCCTTCGCCCCCGACGGCGGTTTCTACGTGGCCGACGGCTACGGATCGAACTATATCCATCAGTACGACAAGGCCGCGAAGTGGGTCCGCACCTGGGGTGGCACCGGCGACGCGCCGGGCCAGTTCAAGACCCCGCACGGCCTCTGGCTCGACGACCGTCCAGGTCGCGAGCCCTCGCTGGTCGTGGCCGACCGGGCCAACGCCCGCCTCCAGTATTTCACGCTCGACGGCAAGCCCCTCTCTGTCGTGAGCGAGGTCCTCTTCCCCGCCCACCTCGACATCCGAGGGGATGTGCTCCTCGTCCCCGACCTTCACGCACGCGTCTCCCTCTTCGACAAGGACAACAAGGTCATCGTCCACCTGGGCGACGACCCCGCCTGGCTCGCCGAGGTCAAGAAGTTCAAGATCCGCGGCGACGCCTCGACCTGGATGCCGGGCAAGTTCGTCCACCCGCACGACGCCTGTTTCGACCGCGACGGCAACATCTTCGTCACCGAATGGGTCACCACCGGCCGCGTCAGCAAGCTCCGCAAGGTGAGCTGA